The following are encoded in a window of Flavobacteriales bacterium genomic DNA:
- a CDS encoding O-antigen ligase family protein — MQISKRKLINTLFLLGFPCYGIGFYLGVKQAFTAGMVFSALPFILILAIHGIDLIYRGQARVMVNRIYWIALAFLISMAAGMWVAMLRGFPGYNLINTTGQTIMILIPFNAAVVVRIVNLDDPRFDMAGLMLKSLSLLIGINFLGYASGMSNLVHSFPGRISLPFMRGIYDAAHLLSIINLMLLFHLRDPLRKPITFAVLGTFFLVNTAVMVDVNSRLSFLVFLVLTVLFITRVMRRARYVYAISLFTLPLLLSFALLIYQVLTLPIFEAILSRVSKEDVTTFNGRSYIWYAAWDWLVNDRRGLLFGGGYNAQHALGFMKRIARLWGVERPALIHMHSSSLQILMAQGVTGFALMCTCLWYAYDRFRKFFRADTKEAPLFAAVVYLLFIWQVDIFCYGLDFGIPILFCMLAYIAVDTAPSRQGGVVAGPAVGGA; from the coding sequence TTGCAGATCTCCAAGCGCAAGCTCATCAACACCCTGTTCCTGCTGGGGTTTCCGTGCTACGGCATCGGGTTCTACCTGGGGGTGAAACAGGCGTTCACCGCCGGGATGGTCTTCTCGGCCCTGCCCTTCATCCTCATCCTGGCCATCCATGGCATCGACCTCATCTACCGGGGCCAGGCGCGCGTGATGGTGAACCGTATCTACTGGATCGCGCTGGCCTTCCTGATATCCATGGCGGCCGGCATGTGGGTGGCCATGCTGCGCGGGTTCCCGGGCTACAATCTGATCAACACCACGGGGCAGACGATCATGATCCTGATCCCCTTCAACGCCGCCGTGGTGGTGCGCATCGTCAATCTCGATGACCCGCGATTCGACATGGCGGGCCTCATGCTCAAGAGCCTGTCGCTGCTCATCGGCATCAACTTCCTGGGCTATGCCTCCGGCATGAGCAACCTGGTGCACAGCTTCCCGGGCCGCATCAGCCTGCCCTTCATGCGGGGCATCTATGACGCGGCGCACCTGCTCTCCATCATCAACCTGATGCTGCTGTTCCATCTGCGCGACCCCCTGCGCAAGCCCATCACCTTCGCCGTATTGGGCACCTTCTTCCTGGTGAATACGGCGGTGATGGTCGATGTGAACAGCCGCCTTTCTTTCCTGGTCTTCCTGGTGCTCACCGTGCTGTTCATCACCCGCGTGATGCGCCGGGCGAGGTACGTCTATGCCATCTCGCTGTTCACCTTGCCGCTGCTACTCAGTTTCGCACTGCTCATCTACCAGGTCCTCACCCTGCCCATTTTCGAGGCCATCCTGTCCCGTGTGAGCAAGGAGGATGTGACCACCTTCAACGGTCGCTCCTACATCTGGTACGCCGCGTGGGACTGGCTGGTGAACGACCGACGTGGCCTCCTGTTCGGTGGTGGTTACAACGCGCAGCATGCCCTGGGTTTCATGAAGCGCATCGCCAGGTTGTGGGGTGTGGAAAGACCAGCGCTCATACACATGCACAGTTCCTCACTGCAGATCCTCATGGCACAGGGTGTCACAGGCTTCGCCTTGATGTGCACTTGCCTGTGGTACGCCTATGATCGTTTCAGGAAATTCTTCCGTGCCGACACCAAGGAAGCCCCGCTATTCGCGGCGGTGGTCTACCTGCTCTTCATCTGGCAGGTGGACATCTTCTGCTATGGCCTGGACTTCGGCATTCCGATACTCTTCTGCATGCTCGCCTACATCGCCGTGGACACCGCACCGTCCAGGCAGGGTGGCGTGGTCGCCGGTCCGGCCGTTGGAGGTGCCTGA
- a CDS encoding glycosyltransferase family 4 protein → MHIAFVTFTGLRSEGSWPATAASMAKGLEAYGHRVTRIQPEPISNQGYWRVRKAINMVLGKQFQTERQESVVQELCESVSAQLKGLDPDLVLASSSLPVPYLRTNAPIAFWTDATFAGMIGFYPEFSRLARETIRNGMELEAKALRKADLAFYSSEWAARSAIERHGADPAKTHVVPFGPNLDQIPEHGDVMRAITERRRDRCRLLYIGYDWERKQGDLVVRIHRELRKRGVPSQLVIIGTEPKLTGDLDGIKVEGLLNKDDPAHLATILEALHGSHFLVVPSKAECYGMVYAEAATYGLPSVALNVGGVPTVVRSGVNGQMFEIGSTAGAMAAWIGDTWSDADQYVALARSTRTDYERRLAWSVVIAQLTGIVETRRSRVA, encoded by the coding sequence ATGCACATCGCGTTCGTCACCTTCACGGGGCTGCGCTCCGAAGGGAGTTGGCCCGCCACGGCGGCGAGCATGGCCAAAGGGCTGGAGGCCTACGGCCATCGGGTCACGCGCATCCAGCCGGAACCCATCAGCAACCAGGGCTATTGGCGTGTGCGGAAAGCCATCAACATGGTACTGGGCAAGCAGTTCCAGACCGAACGCCAGGAAAGTGTCGTGCAGGAATTGTGCGAGTCGGTCTCCGCGCAGCTGAAGGGACTGGACCCGGACCTGGTGCTGGCTTCCAGTTCGCTGCCCGTGCCCTACCTGCGGACCAACGCGCCCATCGCCTTCTGGACCGATGCCACCTTCGCCGGGATGATCGGGTTCTATCCGGAATTTTCACGGCTTGCCCGCGAGACCATCCGGAACGGCATGGAGCTCGAAGCCAAAGCTCTTCGCAAGGCCGATCTGGCCTTCTATTCCTCGGAATGGGCGGCGCGGTCGGCCATTGAACGGCACGGTGCCGATCCAGCGAAGACGCATGTGGTCCCCTTCGGACCGAACCTGGACCAGATACCGGAGCACGGGGACGTGATGCGGGCCATCACGGAGCGGCGGCGCGATCGCTGCCGGCTGCTCTACATCGGCTACGATTGGGAACGCAAACAGGGCGATCTGGTGGTGCGGATCCACCGCGAGTTGCGGAAGCGGGGCGTACCTTCACAACTGGTCATCATCGGCACTGAACCGAAGCTGACCGGGGACCTGGACGGCATCAAGGTGGAGGGTCTGTTGAACAAGGATGATCCGGCGCACCTGGCCACCATACTGGAAGCCTTGCACGGCTCCCATTTCCTGGTGGTGCCTTCCAAGGCGGAATGCTATGGCATGGTGTACGCTGAGGCCGCCACATATGGCCTTCCCAGTGTCGCGCTCAACGTGGGAGGTGTGCCCACCGTGGTGCGTTCCGGGGTCAATGGTCAGATGTTCGAGATCGGCTCCACCGCGGGCGCCATGGCGGCCTGGATAGGCGACACCTGGTCCGACGCGGACCAGTATGTGGCATTGGCCCGGTCCACCCGGACGGACTATGAGCGGCGCCTGGCTTGGAGCGTGGTGATCGCCCAGCTCACGGGCATCGTTGAAACAAGGCGCTCGCGGGTGGCCTGA
- a CDS encoding right-handed parallel beta-helix repeat-containing protein has protein sequence MGRSILRKLLPLTVILWPSLAGAVTYYVSPNGNDANNGTSQNTPWQTLQRAQQVTQGMQPGDKIMFQRGGVYPGILHLNANGTANNPIVFGAYGTGENPVISGGYPVANWVQHQGNIWRATLTTAPKYVIVNGQPLTLARFPNSGWLRNAQGTNTQISNPAQLDQPNGQWNGAQIVIRTSNWSYEKANINNHSNGTLYISQIGLNPGTHDWGFFIQNSLAALDAPGEWYHDAATNQLYVWLPGNANPNSAQVLASTVNHGFVPGWQRQHIRIENMTFQGQTAAGISTEVAHHVVVTNCTFRYCYKAVSSSGSNNQYINNTIHDTYATAISIYGEPNTLVANNTLTDIAIVPGQGEDGWGYFGIVISGNGHVVRDNRLENIGYLGIGTTNNGLVERNVVRRATSILNDGAAITFDNADGVIVRDNIVDEMVCDLESVATQHYAYYRIGFGIYFGNTYIVNTTVERNVVTRCDGAGIHVDHTMLSAGNIIRNNVLFDNAVQLSLSDYSNNNGPGSTPPFHVPAYNTIYSGNVMFSVRPEQLCMRQFNVYSPNDVDFGTFSNNRFFHPYDELSIMVRYFATGEHRRYTLERWQQERGEDVGSTRSQQRLSPYAVQQVIGNELITNGHFTQNVNGWTGWPTQAQVTQDHTFLDNGAMKVHFADNSSYDIFFLHQQNMVPLIDGEFYRLRLSIQSTAHGKLKNEVKGESQMTGPYAFFNKELPFSNERRDLEIFFQSDRTEGARVQFINHYTEPTYWLDNVSLQRVQVQPIDPYERHILLFNETTNLQNFPLDGCWSDVNGTTYSNSIALQPFTGIVLIQEDDVVCGISTGAEDTPGANVLFHVHPNPVKAGTELRFGRPMEHAAMAQLFDAAGREAWRGMVSAGGQGLIVEGSLMSGLYHLVMHEGPLSHRARIMVEQ, from the coding sequence ATGGGCCGATCGATACTCCGCAAGCTGCTGCCGCTCACCGTCATCCTTTGGCCCTCGCTGGCCGGCGCGGTGACCTATTACGTATCGCCCAACGGCAACGACGCCAACAACGGCACCTCGCAGAACACCCCCTGGCAAACGCTCCAGCGGGCGCAACAGGTGACCCAGGGGATGCAGCCCGGTGACAAGATCATGTTCCAGCGCGGGGGGGTCTACCCCGGCATCCTGCACCTGAACGCCAACGGTACTGCCAACAACCCGATCGTCTTCGGCGCCTATGGCACGGGCGAGAACCCGGTGATCTCCGGCGGCTACCCAGTGGCGAACTGGGTGCAGCACCAGGGAAACATCTGGCGGGCCACGCTCACCACTGCGCCCAAGTATGTCATCGTGAATGGACAGCCTCTCACGCTGGCGCGCTTCCCCAACAGCGGCTGGCTCCGCAACGCGCAGGGCACCAACACGCAGATCTCCAATCCGGCCCAGTTGGACCAGCCCAACGGCCAATGGAACGGCGCGCAGATCGTCATCCGCACCAGCAACTGGTCCTACGAAAAGGCCAACATCAACAACCACAGCAACGGCACGCTCTACATCTCGCAGATCGGCCTCAACCCCGGCACGCACGACTGGGGCTTCTTCATCCAGAACAGCCTGGCCGCCCTTGACGCGCCAGGCGAATGGTACCATGACGCCGCCACCAACCAATTGTACGTGTGGCTGCCGGGCAACGCCAATCCCAACAGCGCGCAGGTGCTCGCCTCCACGGTGAACCACGGCTTCGTGCCCGGCTGGCAGCGCCAGCACATCCGTATCGAGAACATGACCTTCCAGGGGCAGACCGCCGCGGGCATCAGCACGGAGGTGGCCCACCATGTGGTGGTGACCAACTGCACCTTCCGCTATTGCTACAAGGCCGTTTCCAGCAGCGGCAGCAACAACCAGTACATCAACAATACCATCCACGACACCTACGCCACGGCCATCAGCATTTATGGCGAGCCCAACACCCTCGTGGCCAACAATACGTTGACGGACATCGCGATCGTGCCCGGCCAGGGCGAGGATGGCTGGGGCTATTTCGGTATCGTCATCTCCGGCAATGGCCACGTTGTGCGTGACAACCGCTTGGAGAACATCGGGTACCTGGGCATCGGCACCACCAACAACGGCCTGGTGGAACGCAACGTGGTGCGCCGTGCCACCTCCATCCTCAACGACGGGGCCGCCATCACCTTCGACAATGCGGACGGTGTGATCGTGCGCGACAACATCGTGGATGAGATGGTGTGCGACCTGGAAAGCGTGGCCACCCAGCACTACGCCTACTACAGGATAGGCTTCGGCATCTACTTCGGCAACACCTACATCGTGAACACCACCGTGGAGCGCAACGTGGTGACGCGCTGCGACGGGGCGGGCATCCATGTGGACCACACCATGCTCTCGGCGGGCAACATCATCCGCAACAACGTGCTCTTCGACAACGCGGTGCAACTGAGCCTCTCCGACTATTCCAACAACAACGGCCCGGGCTCCACCCCGCCCTTCCACGTGCCCGCCTACAACACCATCTACTCGGGCAATGTGATGTTCAGCGTGCGGCCAGAGCAGCTGTGCATGCGCCAGTTCAACGTGTACTCGCCCAATGATGTGGACTTCGGCACCTTCAGCAACAACCGCTTCTTCCATCCCTACGACGAACTGAGCATCATGGTGCGCTACTTCGCCACGGGCGAGCACCGCCGATACACCTTGGAGCGCTGGCAGCAGGAGCGCGGCGAGGACGTCGGGTCCACGCGGAGCCAGCAACGGCTGTCACCCTACGCCGTACAGCAGGTCATCGGCAATGAGCTGATCACCAACGGCCATTTCACCCAGAACGTGAACGGCTGGACCGGTTGGCCCACACAGGCCCAGGTGACGCAGGACCACACCTTCCTGGACAATGGTGCCATGAAGGTGCATTTCGCCGACAACAGCAGCTACGACATCTTCTTCCTGCACCAGCAGAACATGGTGCCGTTGATCGATGGTGAATTCTACCGCTTGCGTCTCAGCATCCAATCCACCGCGCACGGCAAGTTGAAGAATGAGGTGAAGGGTGAATCGCAGATGACCGGTCCCTACGCCTTCTTCAACAAGGAACTGCCCTTCAGCAATGAACGCCGCGACCTGGAGATCTTCTTCCAAAGCGACCGTACCGAAGGCGCCCGTGTACAATTCATCAACCACTACACGGAACCCACCTACTGGCTGGACAACGTGAGCCTGCAGCGCGTGCAGGTGCAACCGATCGACCCCTACGAGCGGCACATCCTGCTCTTCAATGAGACCACCAACCTCCAGAACTTCCCATTGGACGGCTGCTGGAGCGATGTGAACGGCACCACCTACAGCAACAGCATCGCCCTGCAACCCTTCACCGGCATCGTGCTGATCCAGGAGGACGATGTCGTATGCGGCATTTCCACCGGTGCGGAGGATACTCCCGGCGCCAATGTCCTGTTCCATGTGCATCCGAATCCCGTGAAGGCCGGCACTGAGTTGCGCTTCGGCCGACCCATGGAGCATGCCGCCATGGCCCAACTGTTCGATGCCGCCGGACGTGAAGCCTGGAGGGGCATGGTATCCGCCGGTGGTCAGGGTCTCATCGTGGAGGGATCACTGATGAGCGGCTTGTACCACTTGGTGATGCATGAAGGTCCGCTGTCGCACCGCGCGAGGATCATGGTGGAACAATAG
- a CDS encoding glycosyltransferase family 4 protein, producing the protein MRNKTGPLRVLVVGQTPPPFGGQAMMIQHLLDGRYSTIRLYHVRMAFSEDMDSVGRFAWRKLWVLLVTILKVWWARIVHRPRVLYYPPAGPGRVPVLRDIALLLATRWLFRRTVFHFHASGVADHIGSMPGLWRGLARLAYARPTLAIRTAPQNPDDGQRFGARRSVVVPNGVPDRRGSVEEHSAVEGGTITILFTGVLIPSKGVEVLLDAFTRLVARGVDARLQLMGRWGDAAFERRCLDQMRQQGIADRVEILGVKHGTDKDHFFANCDIFCFPSFFESESFGLVLVEAMSFAKPVVATRWRGIPSVVEDGRNGILVPVSDAQALADALLRLCRDPRLRRALGDEGRRIFEKRFTLEAFHQAMEHELLQAGIYDR; encoded by the coding sequence GTGCGCAACAAGACCGGTCCCCTGCGGGTGCTCGTCGTGGGTCAGACCCCGCCACCCTTCGGCGGCCAGGCCATGATGATCCAGCACCTCCTGGATGGCCGATACAGCACCATCCGGCTCTACCATGTCCGGATGGCCTTCTCCGAGGATATGGACAGCGTGGGCCGGTTCGCTTGGCGCAAACTGTGGGTGCTGTTGGTCACCATCCTCAAGGTCTGGTGGGCACGGATCGTGCACAGGCCAAGGGTGCTCTACTACCCGCCTGCCGGTCCGGGTCGCGTTCCCGTGCTTCGCGATATCGCGCTGCTGCTGGCCACACGCTGGCTCTTCCGGCGCACGGTGTTCCACTTCCATGCGAGCGGTGTAGCGGATCACATCGGCAGCATGCCCGGCCTTTGGCGTGGGCTGGCCCGCCTGGCCTATGCTCGTCCCACATTGGCCATACGCACCGCACCTCAGAATCCTGACGATGGGCAGCGCTTCGGTGCCCGGCGCAGTGTGGTGGTGCCCAATGGGGTGCCCGACCGGCGTGGCAGCGTGGAGGAACATTCAGCCGTGGAGGGCGGGACCATCACCATCCTCTTCACCGGCGTATTGATCCCCAGCAAGGGTGTGGAAGTGCTGTTGGATGCTTTCACCCGGCTTGTCGCCAGGGGGGTGGATGCACGTCTCCAACTCATGGGACGCTGGGGCGATGCGGCATTCGAGCGGCGATGCCTGGACCAGATGCGGCAACAGGGCATCGCGGATCGTGTGGAGATCCTGGGGGTGAAGCATGGCACGGACAAGGACCACTTTTTTGCCAACTGCGACATCTTCTGTTTCCCCTCGTTCTTCGAGTCCGAAAGCTTCGGCCTGGTGCTCGTGGAGGCCATGAGCTTCGCCAAACCCGTGGTCGCCACCCGATGGCGCGGCATCCCCTCGGTGGTGGAGGATGGGCGCAACGGCATCCTGGTGCCGGTAAGCGACGCCCAGGCCCTGGCCGATGCGCTGCTGCGGCTGTGCCGTGATCCGCGACTCCGCCGTGCCTTGGGTGATGAAGGCCGGCGCATCTTTGAAAAGCGCTTCACGTTGGAAGCCTTCCACCAAGCCATGGAACACGAACTTCTTCAAGCTGGCATATACGATCGATGA
- a CDS encoding NAD(P)-dependent oxidoreductase, whose translation MRLLVTGGSGFIGTNLMARFIDQGVPLLNLDWAQPLDRSHQAWWREVDIMDRAGLENAFNDFRPTHVVHLAARTDTDEKTDVEAYVQNHEGTRILLEAVRNSTAVERVIVTSTQFVCEAGYQPKDDLDFKPFTVYGESKRLTELVTRDAGLSCAWTIIRPTTIWGPWSLRYRDVMFKVMRKGLYFHPGRQRVIRSYGYVGNVVWQIERMLLAERSAVDGRVFYVGDPPFDLKTWVETVSRELTGRTVRYIPAWFVKATALFGDAMKALHLPFPINSGRFRSMTSDYITPMDRTIEAFGEAPWSIEAGVKEMVRWYDEVSHGVAVPPHRVAKRINTDSERA comes from the coding sequence ATGCGGTTGTTGGTCACGGGCGGTTCAGGCTTCATCGGTACCAACCTGATGGCGCGTTTCATCGACCAAGGCGTCCCGCTGCTGAATCTCGATTGGGCACAACCCCTGGACAGGTCCCACCAGGCTTGGTGGCGCGAAGTGGACATCATGGATCGTGCTGGGCTGGAGAACGCCTTCAATGACTTCAGGCCCACCCATGTGGTCCACCTGGCCGCCCGGACGGACACGGACGAGAAGACCGATGTGGAAGCCTATGTGCAGAACCATGAGGGCACCCGCATCCTGCTGGAAGCGGTGCGCAACAGCACTGCGGTGGAACGCGTCATCGTCACCAGTACGCAATTCGTCTGCGAGGCGGGCTACCAGCCCAAGGACGACCTCGACTTCAAGCCATTCACGGTATATGGGGAATCGAAGCGCCTCACGGAACTGGTCACGCGTGATGCCGGACTATCCTGTGCCTGGACCATCATCCGCCCCACCACCATCTGGGGACCCTGGTCCTTGCGCTACCGGGATGTGATGTTCAAAGTGATGCGCAAGGGTCTCTATTTCCATCCAGGCCGCCAGCGCGTGATCCGATCCTACGGATACGTGGGCAACGTGGTGTGGCAGATCGAGCGCATGCTGTTGGCTGAAAGAAGCGCGGTGGATGGCAGGGTCTTCTATGTCGGCGACCCGCCTTTCGATCTGAAGACCTGGGTGGAGACCGTATCGCGCGAGCTTACCGGGCGGACGGTGCGCTACATCCCGGCCTGGTTCGTCAAGGCCACAGCGCTGTTCGGTGATGCGATGAAGGCCCTTCACCTTCCATTCCCCATCAACAGTGGACGTTTCCGCAGCATGACCAGCGACTACATCACACCCATGGACCGCACCATCGAGGCTTTCGGTGAGGCACCTTGGTCGATCGAAGCCGGTGTGAAGGAAATGGTCCGCTGGTACGACGAGGTGAGCCATGGTGTGGCCGTACCTCCGCATCGTGTGGCCAAGCGCATCAACACGGATAGCGAGCGGGCATGA
- a CDS encoding WecB/TagA/CpsF family glycosyltransferase, producing the protein MIRTLPKRRVLTVDVTTGTFQEQVARIMDQAAAGNPSYVCCVNVHMAMEARDPGFAAVVNAAGMATPDGMPIVRSLKLLHGIRQDRVAGNDLMPALLAEAARMGVGVFLYGGAAETLAMIVARARQEFVGIRIVGTYAPPFKPFAEMAFDADARRIADSGAGLVLVSLGCPKQERWMAQMQGRFPAVSVGLGGAFLLYAGIDSRAPRWMRDLSLEWLYRLALEPGRLWKRYLITNTRFIAMLVGALLRGRSRRK; encoded by the coding sequence ATGATCCGGACACTCCCCAAGCGCCGGGTACTCACGGTGGACGTGACCACGGGTACTTTCCAAGAGCAGGTGGCTAGGATCATGGACCAGGCTGCGGCAGGAAACCCGTCTTACGTGTGTTGCGTGAATGTCCACATGGCCATGGAGGCTCGTGACCCCGGATTCGCTGCCGTGGTGAACGCCGCAGGGATGGCCACGCCTGATGGTATGCCCATCGTACGCAGCTTGAAACTCCTGCACGGCATCCGGCAGGATCGGGTGGCTGGCAACGACCTGATGCCAGCCTTGCTGGCCGAGGCGGCGCGCATGGGGGTCGGGGTGTTCCTCTATGGGGGAGCTGCCGAAACATTGGCCATGATCGTAGCGCGTGCGCGGCAGGAGTTCGTGGGGATCCGGATCGTGGGCACCTACGCACCGCCGTTCAAACCATTCGCGGAAATGGCGTTCGATGCGGATGCCCGGCGCATCGCCGACTCAGGCGCGGGGCTGGTCCTCGTGTCGCTCGGGTGCCCCAAGCAGGAACGCTGGATGGCTCAAATGCAGGGTCGTTTCCCGGCTGTGAGCGTCGGCCTGGGTGGTGCCTTTCTACTCTACGCTGGCATCGATTCCCGCGCCCCGCGTTGGATGCGCGACCTCTCTTTGGAATGGCTTTATCGCCTGGCTTTGGAGCCCGGAAGGCTTTGGAAACGCTACCTCATCACCAATACGCGCTTCATCGCCATGTTGGTGGGCGCACTCCTGAGAGGCAGGTCCAGGCGGAAGTGA
- a CDS encoding exopolysaccharide biosynthesis polyprenyl glycosylphosphotransferase — MDKTTTLTPDLGTERNARTELANDLGNLLRASRFSLQHVQTGLNKVLTLEPLTSVKDLVIVGEGPAAEEIFQYCEDQTVRGYRFRGIFSDRPLEGPLGERRVGDIQAAKAFALQNRIDILYCALPGTRRQEITDLMEFCERNTIRFRVIPSAESFIPVVKTSDLEFHGAVPVSKLRREPLERVSGRILKRAFDLVFSTAVIVLVFTWLFPLLALLVKLSSSGPVFFKQSRLGRDNKPFTCWKFRSMRMNKEADSKQATKDDPRVTRVGRFLRKSNLDEMPQFFNVLLGHMSVVGPRPHPLKLNDQYRDIIDKYMVRHFVRPGITGWAQVNGLRGETRTPELMERRVELDVWYLENWSFWLDLRIVVLTVTRMFGKDPNAY, encoded by the coding sequence ATGGACAAGACCACTACGCTTACTCCCGATCTTGGTACCGAGCGCAATGCGCGCACGGAGTTGGCCAACGACCTTGGCAACCTGCTTCGCGCGAGCCGCTTTTCGCTTCAGCACGTGCAGACCGGCCTCAACAAGGTGCTTACGCTCGAACCACTCACCTCGGTCAAGGACCTGGTCATCGTGGGCGAAGGCCCGGCGGCCGAAGAGATCTTCCAGTATTGCGAGGACCAGACCGTGCGCGGCTACCGCTTCCGGGGCATTTTCTCCGACCGGCCATTGGAGGGCCCCTTGGGCGAACGCCGCGTGGGTGACATCCAGGCAGCCAAAGCCTTCGCATTGCAGAACCGCATCGACATCCTGTATTGCGCGCTGCCGGGCACGCGCCGCCAGGAGATCACCGACCTGATGGAATTCTGCGAGCGCAATACCATCCGCTTCCGGGTCATCCCCAGTGCGGAGAGCTTCATTCCTGTGGTGAAGACCAGCGACCTGGAGTTCCATGGAGCCGTGCCGGTGAGCAAGTTGCGCCGCGAACCCTTGGAGAGGGTCTCCGGCCGCATCCTCAAGCGGGCCTTCGACCTGGTCTTCTCCACGGCCGTCATCGTGCTGGTGTTCACTTGGCTTTTCCCCTTGCTGGCCCTGTTGGTGAAGCTTTCCAGCTCCGGCCCGGTCTTCTTCAAACAATCCCGCCTCGGCCGGGACAACAAGCCCTTCACCTGCTGGAAGTTCCGCAGCATGCGCATGAACAAGGAGGCCGACAGCAAGCAGGCCACCAAGGACGACCCCCGCGTGACCCGCGTGGGCAGGTTCCTGCGCAAGAGCAACCTGGACGAGATGCCCCAGTTCTTCAATGTGCTGCTGGGCCACATGAGCGTGGTGGGTCCCCGTCCGCACCCCTTGAAGCTGAACGACCAGTATCGGGACATCATCGACAAATACATGGTACGCCACTTTGTGCGCCCGGGTATCACCGGTTGGGCCCAGGTGAACGGCCTGCGCGGCGAAACGCGCACCCCTGAACTTATGGAACGCCGGGTGGAACTTGATGTCTGGTACCTGGAGAACTGGTCCTTCTGGCTTGACCTGCGGATCGTGGTGCTCACCGTGACCCGGATGTTCGGCAAGGACCCCAACGCCTATTGA
- the rpsT gene encoding 30S ribosomal protein S20: MANHKSALKRIRQTETRNELNRYQHKTTRNALRKLRGTEDKKEAEKLLPEVSSMLDKLAKRNIIHRNKAANLKSSIQKHVSGLK, translated from the coding sequence ATGGCCAATCACAAGTCAGCACTCAAGCGGATCCGCCAGACGGAGACCCGCAACGAGTTGAACCGCTACCAGCACAAGACCACGCGGAACGCCTTGCGCAAGCTGCGCGGCACCGAGGACAAGAAGGAGGCGGAGAAGCTCCTCCCGGAGGTGTCCTCCATGCTGGACAAGCTCGCCAAGCGGAACATCATCCACCGCAACAAGGCCGCCAACCTCAAGTCGTCCATCCAGAAACACGTCAGCGGGCTGAAGTGA
- the radC gene encoding DNA repair protein RadC: MSEQEAPESRRSIREWAEDDRPREKLMTLGAGALSNAELIAILIRSGSQRESALDLAKRLLGDLGDDLNTLGRAGVADLTRYKGLGEAKAISIVAALELGRRQRATGPKERPLIATSQHALEAIRHRLADLAHEEFWLLMMDRGNRLIGDQRVSQGGIHGTVADPKVIFKKALDHRASSVILCHNHPSGQLRPSEEDIKLTRKLTDGGRLLDITVQDHLIVTSTGYFSFADNGMM; the protein is encoded by the coding sequence ATGAGCGAACAGGAGGCACCGGAAAGCCGGCGAAGCATACGGGAATGGGCCGAGGATGACAGGCCCCGCGAGAAGCTCATGACCCTGGGCGCCGGAGCGCTTTCCAACGCCGAGTTGATCGCCATCCTCATCCGCAGCGGCAGTCAGCGGGAAAGTGCCTTGGACCTGGCCAAGCGCCTGTTGGGCGACCTGGGCGATGACCTCAACACCCTGGGCCGTGCAGGTGTGGCCGATCTCACACGATACAAGGGGCTGGGGGAGGCGAAAGCCATCAGCATCGTGGCGGCTCTGGAATTGGGCCGGCGCCAAAGGGCCACAGGTCCGAAGGAGCGCCCGCTGATCGCCACCAGCCAACATGCCCTCGAAGCGATCCGCCATCGCCTTGCCGATCTGGCGCATGAGGAGTTCTGGCTGTTGATGATGGACCGGGGCAATCGGCTCATCGGCGACCAACGCGTGAGCCAGGGAGGCATCCATGGCACCGTGGCCGACCCGAAGGTCATTTTCAAGAAAGCGCTGGACCATCGGGCCTCATCGGTGATCCTATGCCACAACCACCCCAGCGGCCAATTGCGCCCCAGCGAGGAGGATATCAAACTCACCCGCAAACTCACGGACGGTGGCCGGCTGTTGGATATCACCGTGCAGGACCACCTGATCGTCACCTCCACCGGTTACTTCAGCTTCGCCGACAACGGCATGATGTAG